In the genome of Candidatus Reidiella endopervernicosa, one region contains:
- a CDS encoding FkbM family methyltransferase → MKLASRYLAARNMIAVRRTPLNEVTALIEHLAPVSFGKELIRLGPDRDGGYLVPDVLDGIATCYSPGVGSVSGFESDCADRGMDVYMADASVEKPAVSNDLFHFSDKFIGAASNEAHMTLDEWVDLTRPDSEGDLILQIDVEGAEYEVFLSVSERLLKRFRIIVVEFHGLDQLFNLPFFELGSRVFDKILQTHTCVHNHPNNYSGSTRLDDIVIPKTTELTFLRNDYVKEAAPVTDFPHQLDCDNSTKHPLHLPKCWYLFSQ, encoded by the coding sequence TTGAAGTTAGCCTCTAGGTACCTTGCCGCTCGAAATATGATTGCTGTGAGGCGTACGCCATTAAATGAAGTGACTGCTTTGATTGAGCATTTGGCTCCCGTCAGTTTTGGAAAGGAGTTAATTCGTTTGGGTCCTGACCGTGACGGTGGGTACCTTGTTCCTGATGTGCTTGATGGGATAGCGACTTGTTATTCACCGGGTGTTGGATCTGTCTCTGGCTTTGAGAGTGATTGCGCAGATCGTGGCATGGACGTGTATATGGCTGATGCAAGTGTTGAGAAGCCTGCTGTATCAAATGACCTGTTTCACTTTAGTGATAAGTTTATCGGTGCTGCTTCTAATGAAGCGCATATGACGTTGGATGAGTGGGTTGATTTGACTCGGCCTGACTCGGAAGGTGATTTGATACTGCAGATTGATGTCGAGGGGGCGGAATACGAAGTGTTCCTCTCCGTGTCAGAGCGGTTGTTAAAACGCTTTAGAATTATCGTTGTAGAATTTCATGGGCTTGATCAGCTGTTTAATCTTCCCTTCTTTGAGTTGGGATCTCGGGTGTTTGATAAGATTTTGCAAACGCACACTTGTGTGCATAACCACCCCAACAACTATTCCGGTTCTACACGGCTTGATGACATTGTGATTCCTAAAACCACAGAACTGACTTTTCTACGTAATGATTATGTGAAAGAGGCCGCTCCCGTGACAGATTTTCCACATCAACTAGATTGTGATAATTCAACTAAACACCCACTGCATCTGCCTAAATGCTGGTATCTCTTTTCACAATGA
- a CDS encoding sulfur globule family protein, with protein MKIIQLTAAAAVLLAASTASQAWWNGPGWGGNNWNNGNNWNNNNNWNNRGGGWGDGSGDLDGSFNFGMSGRGSGSGYGSGYNDWRNQNNWNNWNRGGYGGYGPYGYPPYGYPPRGYAPAPVVPAPQ; from the coding sequence ATGAAGATCATTCAGTTAACTGCCGCTGCAGCGGTACTTCTTGCGGCTTCAACGGCATCACAGGCTTGGTGGAATGGCCCTGGCTGGGGTGGTAACAATTGGAATAACGGAAATAACTGGAATAACAACAATAATTGGAATAACCGAGGAGGAGGCTGGGGTGATGGTTCTGGTGATCTCGATGGCTCCTTTAACTTTGGTATGAGTGGTCGAGGTAGCGGCAGTGGTTATGGTAGCGGCTATAACGACTGGAGAAACCAGAACAACTGGAATAACTGGAACAGAGGTGGATATGGTGGTTATGGCCCATACGGCTATCCCCCCTACGGATATCCTCCCCGTGGTTATGCTCCCGCACCGGTAGTACCTGCACCCCAGTAG
- a CDS encoding ankyrin repeat domain-containing protein, with protein sequence MESNDWSDVRGLLRYMAEMFPFDQNDPFVAKEIDINARIPGGDTPLHLACQWDDQLAIRLLIEAGAEVNAVGDMESTPLHEAAMFASREAVELLLSCGASKASVNTFADRHG encoded by the coding sequence GTGGAATCAAATGATTGGTCTGATGTTAGAGGCTTGCTTCGCTACATGGCGGAGATGTTTCCGTTTGATCAGAACGATCCGTTCGTTGCAAAAGAGATCGATATAAACGCCAGGATACCTGGTGGTGATACGCCGCTACATCTGGCGTGTCAGTGGGATGATCAGCTGGCGATTAGGTTATTGATTGAGGCGGGTGCAGAGGTTAACGCTGTCGGTGATATGGAGAGCACACCTCTGCATGAGGCGGCTATGTTTGCATCGCGTGAAGCGGTCGAGCTGCTTTTGTCTTGTGGTGCTTCAAAAGCTTCTGTTAATACATTCGCTGACCGCCATGGATAG
- a CDS encoding MBL fold metallo-hydrolase translates to MQLRQLFDPTSSTYSYLLWDETSLKAVIIDPVIEQSTRDIALIRELQLNLLYSLETHIHADHITGGSLLRETFGCKLGVHGNADTTCTDLLLEDGDSLAFGEHELRVVHTPGHTNTDISYLTDGIVFTGDTLLIRGSGRIDFQSGDPGSSYDSITNKLFTLPEQTIVYPAHDYRGFRSTTIGEEKKYNMRLGGGVNREAYIPGSRYFAKVCFGHQAQANSKT, encoded by the coding sequence ATGCAGTTACGACAACTCTTTGACCCCACCAGTAGCACTTACAGCTACCTGCTGTGGGATGAGACCAGCCTCAAGGCCGTCATTATCGATCCGGTGATTGAACAGAGCACACGCGACATCGCCTTGATCCGTGAACTACAGCTCAACCTGCTCTACTCACTAGAGACTCACATCCACGCCGATCACATTACCGGCGGATCCCTGCTGCGCGAAACATTCGGCTGTAAGCTTGGCGTTCACGGCAATGCAGACACCACCTGTACCGATCTCTTACTGGAGGATGGTGACAGCCTCGCCTTTGGTGAGCATGAACTGCGCGTGGTCCACACACCTGGACACACCAACACCGACATCAGCTATCTCACTGACGGTATCGTCTTTACCGGCGACACCCTGCTGATTCGTGGCAGTGGTCGTATCGACTTTCAATCGGGTGATCCCGGAAGTAGCTACGACTCAATCACTAACAAGCTCTTCACCCTACCCGAGCAGACCATCGTCTACCCCGCACACGACTACAGAGGGTTTCGCTCAACAACGATCGGTGAAGAGAAAAAGTACAACATGAGACTGGGTGGCGGTGTCAACCGCGAGGCGTATATCCCGGGGAGTCGCTATTTTGCGAAAGTTTGTTTTGGGCATCAAGCCCAAGCAAACAGCAAAACTTAA
- a CDS encoding PKD domain-containing protein, whose product MSLRIITTQVTLIGLAFSLVGCDFEQAKETVIELVESPTADAGANQSVSGYEDVTLNGIDTAPDGESYTYQWTQLSGDTVTLQDEDSLTPHLPPQ is encoded by the coding sequence TTGTCCCTGCGCATTATTACCACCCAAGTTACCCTGATCGGACTGGCATTTAGCCTGGTAGGCTGTGATTTCGAGCAGGCAAAAGAGACAGTGATCGAGCTGGTGGAATCACCGACTGCTGATGCTGGTGCGAACCAGTCGGTCTCTGGCTATGAGGATGTGACACTCAATGGCATCGACACGGCCCCCGACGGTGAAAGTTATACCTATCAATGGACTCAGCTGTCGGGAGACACAGTCACACTACAGGATGAGGATTCACTGACACCCCATTTACCGCCCCAATGA
- a CDS encoding DUF6055 domain-containing protein: protein MANLYADFANSTVNYGVYSDMLNIDVRSYALDTPWGDPRVSGRLEQVAEGQYRIPDWLAPQRFAHNIIRLIPDPDSEVLSITLDGWDVPERGAEWRATVVATLDDSTLPPRRHPRRCLWGTQKYQPE, encoded by the coding sequence ATGGCCAATCTATACGCCGACTTTGCCAATAGCACGGTAAACTATGGCGTCTATTCAGATATGCTCAATATTGATGTTCGCAGCTACGCACTGGATACGCCGTGGGGTGATCCGCGTGTCAGCGGACGGCTAGAACAGGTCGCCGAGGGTCAATACCGTATTCCCGACTGGCTGGCCCCGCAGCGTTTTGCACACAACATTATTCGACTGATACCCGATCCCGATAGTGAGGTGCTCTCGATTACGCTCGATGGATGGGATGTTCCAGAGCGTGGTGCCGAGTGGCGTGCCACGGTGGTTGCGACGCTTGATGACTCGACGCTGCCCCCGAGGAGGCATCCGCGCCGATGTTTATGGGGGACGCAAAAATATCAACCTGAGTGA